From one Halosimplex rubrum genomic stretch:
- a CDS encoding Hsp20/alpha crystallin family protein yields the protein MIHHPDHDIELYRDDGTYRVFVDLPGFDPEDIEVTWVHHRLTVSARRTGGPGSSRVFDHQVNVPRAVDDDGITATYREGVLDVELPVDRSESPPGRRIEIET from the coding sequence ATGATACACCACCCCGACCACGACATCGAACTGTACCGCGACGACGGGACCTACCGGGTCTTCGTCGACCTGCCGGGGTTCGACCCCGAGGACATCGAGGTAACGTGGGTCCACCACCGGCTGACGGTCTCGGCGCGGCGGACCGGCGGCCCCGGGAGCTCGCGCGTCTTCGACCACCAGGTGAACGTCCCGCGGGCCGTGGACGACGACGGCATCACCGCGACCTACCGGGAGGGGGTCCTCGACGTCGAACTCCCGGTCGACCGGAGCGAGAGCCCGCCCGGTCGCCGGATCGAGATCGAGACGTAG
- a CDS encoding type 2 periplasmic-binding domain-containing protein, giving the protein MALDLSIACWTRDLTRSLLTGAVEPDGVDATVVAEYPPRRHRRFFERGDFDVCEVSLASYLSSHERPEEYPFTAIPVFPCKKFPQSFCYRRTDAGIDDPSDLAGERVGIQSWQTTRDVWMRGIARERYGLDLSEVTWFRRKGDDVPVDIPDRFDIRTVPGEQGGEAMVDPDDLRAMFFDGELVAAMEPANAMFHSVVESDDAALMFDDPVETEREYYRDTGIHPIMHTVAVRDELLEAHPWLAVSLFDAFREARDDALEANLSPSTHTTNTWGHLHLVEQDRILGEDAWEYGLTDRTVPELEKFQTYAENQGLIPDRYDLDELFVDCSVART; this is encoded by the coding sequence ATGGCACTGGACCTGTCGATCGCCTGCTGGACCCGCGACCTGACGCGGTCGCTGCTGACGGGTGCGGTCGAACCCGACGGCGTCGACGCGACCGTCGTGGCCGAGTACCCCCCGCGACGCCACCGCCGCTTCTTCGAGCGCGGCGACTTCGACGTGTGCGAGGTGTCGCTGGCGTCGTACCTCTCCTCGCACGAACGGCCCGAGGAGTATCCCTTCACCGCGATCCCGGTCTTCCCGTGCAAGAAGTTCCCCCAGTCGTTCTGCTACCGTCGGACCGACGCCGGGATCGACGACCCGTCGGACCTGGCCGGCGAGCGGGTCGGGATCCAGTCCTGGCAGACGACGCGGGACGTGTGGATGCGCGGCATCGCCCGCGAGCGCTACGGGCTCGACCTCTCGGAGGTGACCTGGTTCCGCCGCAAGGGCGACGACGTGCCGGTCGACATCCCCGACCGCTTCGACATCCGCACGGTGCCGGGCGAGCAGGGCGGCGAGGCGATGGTCGACCCCGACGACCTGCGGGCGATGTTCTTCGACGGCGAGCTGGTCGCCGCCATGGAGCCCGCCAACGCAATGTTCCACAGCGTCGTCGAGTCCGACGACGCCGCGCTCATGTTCGACGACCCCGTCGAGACCGAACGCGAGTACTACCGCGACACGGGGATCCACCCGATCATGCACACCGTCGCCGTCCGCGACGAACTGCTGGAGGCCCACCCGTGGCTCGCCGTCTCGCTGTTCGACGCCTTCCGCGAGGCCCGCGACGACGCCCTCGAAGCCAACCTGAGCCCCAGCACCCACACGACCAACACCTGGGGGCACCTCCACCTCGTCGAACAGGACCGGATCCTCGGCGAGGACGCCTGGGAGTACGGCCTGACCGACCGCACCGTCCCCGAGCTGGAGAAGTTCCAGACGTACGCCGAGAACCAGGGACTGATCCCCGACCGGTACGACCTCGACGAGCTGTTCGTCGACTGCTCGGTCGCGCGGACCTGA
- a CDS encoding FAD binding domain-containing protein, translating into MTDGTADATGRSEADYYRPETVEAACRRLRDADGRVRIVAGGQTLLPLVRQGLVDADAFVDVSAVPGLSGVTVEDGRATVGATTTYAELADHGLADRVAALGEACAVVADRQVRTLGTVGGAVAHGDPTFDLLAPLRALDADVGLAGPDGRRRVPLSEFLIGHLRTDRHEGELVTDVTFDRPDPERSGSAYERHAAAGSGRATAGVAAVVTLVDGAVETARVACSAVADTPVRAHAVEGDLTGEAASAEAVAAASERAPADIDPIDDEAGSPAYKRRLVATLTERSLLSAIGRAGGSP; encoded by the coding sequence ATGACTGACGGGACCGCCGACGCGACCGGGCGCTCGGAGGCCGACTACTACCGCCCGGAGACGGTCGAGGCCGCCTGTCGGCGACTGCGCGACGCCGACGGCCGGGTGCGAATCGTCGCCGGCGGCCAGACGCTGCTGCCCCTCGTCCGGCAGGGGCTGGTCGACGCCGACGCGTTCGTCGACGTGAGCGCGGTCCCGGGGCTGTCCGGCGTCACGGTCGAGGATGGCCGCGCGACCGTCGGCGCGACGACGACCTACGCCGAACTGGCCGACCACGGCCTGGCCGACCGCGTCGCCGCGCTGGGCGAGGCCTGCGCCGTCGTCGCCGACCGGCAGGTCAGGACCCTCGGGACCGTCGGCGGGGCCGTCGCCCACGGCGATCCGACGTTCGACCTGCTCGCGCCGCTCCGCGCACTGGACGCCGACGTGGGACTGGCGGGCCCGGACGGCCGCCGGCGCGTCCCCCTGAGCGAGTTCCTGATCGGCCACCTCCGAACGGATCGCCACGAGGGCGAACTGGTGACCGACGTGACGTTCGACCGTCCCGATCCCGAGCGGTCGGGCTCGGCCTACGAACGCCACGCCGCCGCCGGATCGGGCCGGGCGACCGCCGGCGTCGCCGCGGTCGTGACCCTCGTCGACGGTGCCGTCGAGACCGCTCGCGTCGCCTGCTCGGCCGTCGCGGACACGCCCGTCCGCGCGCACGCGGTGGAGGGCGACCTGACCGGCGAGGCGGCGAGCGCCGAGGCCGTCGCAGCCGCGAGCGAGCGAGCGCCCGCGGACATCGACCCCATCGACGACGAGGCGGGGTCGCCCGCGTACAAACGCCGGCTGGTCGCGACGCTCACCGAGCGGAGTCTGCTGAGCGCCATCGGCCGGGCGGGAGGGTCGCCATGA
- a CDS encoding ABC transporter ATP-binding protein codes for MDSDTRLTVRDLEKGFGSEFHLSGVDVTVGADEIVALLGPSGCGKTTVLRCVAGVETPDGGEIAIDGEPVFDGDTSLPPERRDLGMVYQNYAIWPHKTVHENVVFPLEHATDVPSGEYDERVAEVLELMEIPELAESPATDLSGGQKQRTALARAIVHDPGLLLLDEPLSNLDKELRKHMRYELQRLQHELGLSVLYVTHDQQEAFYLADRVLVMNDGDVVERGEPEALYRRPESPFTRQFVGVRNRFTGTTEPSGDGDRVVRTPFVDFPLGNVDYVENGGETDDVECFLRPDDVQIGQFAGEVDGRIELSGTVVAEGIIGDRYELTVRIDDTDATLVVHTDSYRQFDRGDGINLQFQPKALQVYEAET; via the coding sequence ATGGACAGTGACACGCGGCTGACGGTACGGGACCTGGAGAAGGGGTTCGGTAGCGAGTTCCACCTCTCGGGGGTCGACGTGACGGTCGGCGCCGACGAGATCGTCGCCCTGCTCGGCCCGAGCGGCTGCGGCAAGACGACGGTCCTCCGGTGCGTCGCCGGCGTCGAGACGCCCGACGGCGGCGAGATCGCCATCGACGGCGAGCCCGTCTTCGACGGCGACACCTCGCTGCCGCCGGAGCGACGCGACCTGGGGATGGTCTACCAGAACTACGCGATCTGGCCCCACAAGACCGTCCACGAGAACGTCGTCTTCCCGCTCGAACACGCGACGGACGTACCGAGCGGGGAGTACGACGAGCGAGTCGCGGAGGTGCTCGAACTGATGGAGATCCCGGAGCTCGCGGAGTCGCCGGCGACCGACCTCAGCGGCGGCCAGAAACAGCGGACGGCGCTCGCCCGGGCCATCGTCCACGACCCCGGACTGCTACTGCTGGACGAGCCGCTGAGCAACCTCGACAAGGAGCTTCGCAAGCACATGCGCTACGAGCTCCAGCGGCTGCAACACGAACTCGGGCTCAGCGTGCTGTACGTGACCCACGACCAGCAGGAGGCGTTCTACCTCGCCGACCGGGTGCTCGTGATGAACGACGGGGACGTCGTCGAGCGCGGCGAGCCCGAGGCGCTGTACCGGCGGCCCGAGTCACCGTTCACCCGGCAGTTCGTCGGCGTCCGCAACCGCTTCACCGGGACGACCGAACCGAGCGGCGACGGCGACCGGGTCGTCCGGACCCCGTTCGTCGACTTCCCGCTCGGCAACGTCGATTACGTCGAAAACGGCGGTGAGACGGACGACGTGGAGTGTTTCCTCCGGCCTGACGACGTCCAGATCGGCCAGTTCGCCGGCGAGGTCGACGGGCGCATCGAGCTGTCGGGGACGGTCGTCGCCGAGGGCATCATCGGCGACCGGTACGAACTGACGGTCCGGATCGACGACACCGACGCGACGCTGGTCGTCCACACCGACAGCTACCGGCAGTTCGACCGCGGCGACGGGATCAACCTCCAGTTCCAGCCCAAGGCCCTGCAGGTCTACGAGGCCGAGACCTGA
- a CDS encoding CoxG family protein — MSHPDDTRPEEPTGEESEERPPADADPERPADDDGVERLEFADAVYVDAAPGALWDHLSDPETLTRCVPGAESIERLSERRYSVEITRGVSRLTVSLSGEAEFVEMDPPDHVVTSATAFDSTTGSEFDVLAAMEIRDGDRYGSKLAYTAEVTYTGGAATLNPSVLRPIVERDIDSYFGTLTEVVEGDD; from the coding sequence ATGAGCCATCCCGACGACACGCGACCCGAGGAACCGACCGGCGAGGAGTCCGAGGAGCGGCCGCCAGCGGACGCCGACCCGGAACGCCCGGCTGACGACGACGGCGTCGAGCGCCTGGAGTTCGCCGACGCCGTCTACGTCGACGCAGCGCCCGGGGCGCTGTGGGACCACTTGTCGGACCCGGAGACGCTCACCCGGTGTGTCCCCGGCGCCGAGTCGATCGAGCGGCTGTCCGAGCGGCGCTATTCGGTCGAGATCACGCGGGGGGTGAGCCGCCTCACCGTCTCGCTGTCCGGCGAGGCCGAGTTCGTCGAGATGGACCCGCCGGACCACGTCGTCACGAGCGCGACCGCGTTCGACTCGACGACCGGCAGCGAGTTCGACGTGCTCGCCGCCATGGAGATCCGGGACGGCGACCGATACGGGTCGAAGCTGGCCTACACCGCCGAGGTGACCTACACCGGGGGTGCCGCCACGCTCAACCCGTCCGTGTTGCGCCCGATCGTCGAACGGGACATCGACTCCTACTTCGGGACCCTCACCGAGGTCGTCGAGGGCGACGACTGA
- a CDS encoding ABC transporter permease — MSVRDDVAAALEGVGGLADRRFSAKRLVLGTIVAGVAVLTLVPLVFLLWTSVWSGYPGEIGGSFTLAHFVDVYREGFFDVPTLLANTLVVAVGMTVTGIALGLTLAWLFVRTNLPTKGGLELVLLSGQAIPGYVFGIMYITAYGPQNGLVSVAVADALGLGSLSVGLFTPWGVAFVAGVNVVSTAYLLTVPALQDMDASFEEVSRIHGASVTQTLRSVTLPLVKPALLSAVITVFLYGMGEFAIVSVLGSRRGFDVYSTAIGSAINSRFPPAYGEAAALACSLLLATGVLVYYYRRVTSRKREFMTLTGRTGRRRTWDLGRWRWPLAGGLWAVVSLVWILPILALALTSLHSTWTGHVRLSGLSVEHYVTAVTSSGLREAFVNSVLVAVGAATLGTVLVVGAAYYTERTDGRFRGAVDFLTLTPLAVPGIITGAGLIFLSLWVGKLPGVTLYGTLAIIALGSVIVFLPVSSRIAVGNVVQIHSVLEEAARVAGASWLRQLREVFLPLFRNTAVVLWFFLAVHVFQLLSIPWMTYSSDTVVIPVELFQLYMYEPALSLVAAISTVFIGLTVVFVLAMRVCGITFYELGQH; from the coding sequence ATGAGCGTCCGCGACGACGTGGCCGCCGCGCTAGAGGGTGTCGGCGGGCTCGCAGACCGCCGGTTCTCGGCCAAGCGACTCGTCCTCGGGACGATCGTCGCGGGCGTCGCCGTCCTGACGCTGGTGCCGCTGGTCTTTCTCCTGTGGACGAGCGTCTGGTCGGGCTATCCCGGCGAGATCGGCGGGTCGTTCACGCTCGCGCACTTCGTCGACGTGTACCGCGAGGGATTTTTCGACGTGCCGACGCTGCTGGCGAACACCCTCGTCGTCGCGGTCGGGATGACGGTCACCGGTATCGCGCTCGGGCTGACGCTGGCCTGGCTGTTCGTGCGGACGAACCTCCCGACGAAGGGCGGGCTGGAGCTGGTCCTGCTGTCCGGCCAGGCGATCCCGGGGTACGTCTTCGGGATCATGTACATCACCGCCTACGGGCCACAGAACGGGCTCGTCTCGGTCGCCGTCGCCGACGCGCTGGGCCTGGGGTCGCTCTCGGTCGGTCTGTTCACCCCGTGGGGGGTCGCGTTCGTCGCGGGCGTCAACGTCGTCTCGACGGCGTATCTGCTGACGGTGCCGGCACTGCAGGACATGGACGCGTCGTTCGAGGAGGTGAGCCGGATCCACGGAGCGAGCGTCACCCAGACGCTGCGGTCGGTCACGCTCCCGCTGGTCAAGCCGGCGCTCCTCTCGGCGGTGATCACGGTCTTCCTCTACGGCATGGGGGAGTTCGCCATCGTCTCGGTGCTCGGCTCGCGCCGCGGGTTCGACGTGTACTCGACCGCCATCGGGTCGGCGATCAACTCGCGGTTCCCGCCGGCCTACGGCGAGGCCGCCGCGCTGGCGTGTAGCCTGCTGCTCGCGACGGGCGTCCTCGTCTACTACTACCGACGGGTGACGAGCCGGAAACGGGAGTTCATGACGCTGACCGGTCGGACCGGTCGACGCCGGACCTGGGACCTGGGTCGGTGGCGGTGGCCGCTCGCCGGCGGGCTGTGGGCCGTCGTCTCACTCGTGTGGATCCTACCGATCCTCGCGCTGGCGCTCACGTCGCTGCACTCGACGTGGACGGGCCACGTCCGGCTCTCGGGGCTCTCGGTCGAACACTACGTCACGGCGGTCACGAGCTCGGGGTTGCGCGAGGCGTTCGTCAACAGCGTCCTGGTCGCGGTCGGCGCGGCGACGCTGGGGACGGTCCTCGTCGTCGGGGCGGCCTACTACACCGAGCGGACCGACGGGCGCTTTCGCGGCGCGGTGGACTTCCTGACGCTCACGCCGCTGGCGGTGCCGGGGATCATCACCGGCGCCGGGCTGATCTTCCTGAGCCTCTGGGTCGGCAAGCTCCCGGGCGTCACCCTCTACGGGACGCTGGCTATCATCGCCCTCGGGTCGGTGATCGTCTTCCTCCCGGTCTCCTCGCGTATCGCGGTCGGGAACGTCGTCCAGATCCACTCGGTGCTGGAGGAGGCCGCGCGGGTCGCCGGCGCCTCCTGGCTCCGCCAGCTACGCGAGGTGTTCCTCCCGCTGTTCCGCAACACGGCGGTCGTCCTCTGGTTCTTCCTGGCGGTCCACGTGTTCCAGCTGCTGTCGATCCCGTGGATGACCTACTCCTCGGACACGGTGGTGATCCCCGTCGAGCTGTTCCAGCTCTACATGTACGAGCCGGCGCTGTCGCTGGTCGCCGCCATCTCGACCGTCTTCATCGGGCTGACTGTCGTCTTCGTGCTCGCGATGCGGGTCTGCGGCATCACCTTCTACGAACTCGGCCAGCACTGA
- a CDS encoding (2Fe-2S)-binding protein, with amino-acid sequence MRVAFELDGEERTVETPPDRSLRELLREDCDARSVKAGCDGGRCGACTVLLDGDAVKACLVMAAKVDGRSVTTVEGIATGSLGREVQDAFEEHSALQCGYCTPGFVLSALAHLDDDPDADREALRSALSGNVCRCTGYEKIIDAVAAVAERRGDAE; translated from the coding sequence ATGAGAGTCGCCTTCGAACTCGACGGCGAGGAGCGGACCGTCGAGACGCCGCCCGACCGCTCGCTGCGGGAACTGCTCCGCGAGGACTGCGACGCCCGGAGCGTCAAGGCCGGCTGCGACGGCGGCCGCTGTGGCGCCTGCACCGTCCTGCTCGACGGCGACGCCGTGAAGGCCTGTCTGGTCATGGCCGCGAAGGTCGACGGCCGATCGGTCACCACCGTCGAGGGCATCGCCACCGGGAGCCTCGGCCGCGAGGTGCAGGACGCCTTCGAGGAACACAGCGCCCTGCAGTGTGGCTACTGCACCCCGGGGTTCGTGCTGTCGGCGCTCGCCCACCTCGACGACGACCCCGACGCCGACCGCGAGGCGCTCCGGTCGGCCCTGTCGGGCAACGTCTGTCGCTGCACCGGCTACGAGAAGATCATCGACGCCGTCGCGGCGGTCGCCGAGCGGCGCGGCGACGCGGAGTGA
- a CDS encoding transporter, with product MTGQHSADADRGRDERDDRRRRTGVPSRRAFLATGAAVSAASLVGCLGSDSPTTATPDAGGEAAGDGSTPGGTASSTGATVSTAGEPEPPWTTEQLADYVGDGAEVTIYAGTGDSQQWYDLVDVINDEFGTSVEATVFASDGAAVSQRLLQERQAGEDAADVISVASNLRDRIKQKGREEGTAYAKEWFEWGIDENFWFGDALPDKRVLPFLVSGFNGGAGVVLPVSTEIFDEQGLDYPETYNDLFDDQYEGLEVAFSGYVSSGMIGWITRYHAAQTDMGEMEWIRSLMDHFEVVGVNSHSAGMREVGKGNAAMMLYNWPWAAAPFVKNEDLAVEGIFTDPAKRNATEGGLSINREAPHPWVARYFVSAMLEKSVQRRILTDVTDQVPVRTDLDLSDIDIDPYTERRLNANLFPIGFWESAEYSTLGQRAVDTGMFEP from the coding sequence ATGACCGGACAGCATTCAGCCGACGCCGACCGTGGACGCGACGAGCGCGACGACCGACGGCGTCGGACCGGGGTTCCCTCGCGGCGCGCGTTTCTCGCGACGGGTGCGGCGGTCTCGGCGGCGTCGCTCGTGGGGTGTCTGGGGTCCGACTCGCCGACGACCGCGACGCCCGACGCGGGCGGCGAGGCGGCCGGCGACGGCTCGACGCCCGGCGGGACCGCGTCGTCGACCGGCGCCACCGTATCGACGGCCGGCGAGCCCGAGCCGCCGTGGACGACCGAGCAACTCGCCGACTACGTCGGCGACGGCGCCGAGGTCACGATCTACGCGGGGACGGGCGACTCCCAGCAGTGGTACGACCTCGTCGACGTGATCAACGACGAGTTCGGGACGAGCGTCGAGGCGACGGTCTTCGCCAGCGACGGCGCGGCCGTCTCCCAGCGGCTCCTCCAGGAGCGCCAGGCCGGCGAGGACGCGGCCGACGTGATCAGCGTCGCGTCGAACCTCCGCGACCGGATCAAACAGAAGGGCCGCGAGGAGGGGACCGCCTACGCGAAGGAGTGGTTCGAGTGGGGCATCGACGAGAACTTCTGGTTCGGCGACGCCCTACCCGACAAACGCGTGCTCCCGTTCCTGGTGTCGGGGTTCAACGGCGGCGCCGGGGTCGTCCTCCCGGTGAGCACGGAGATCTTCGACGAGCAGGGGCTGGACTACCCGGAGACGTACAACGACCTGTTCGACGACCAGTACGAGGGGCTCGAAGTGGCCTTCTCCGGCTACGTCAGCTCCGGGATGATCGGCTGGATCACCCGCTACCACGCCGCCCAGACGGACATGGGCGAGATGGAGTGGATCCGGAGCCTGATGGACCACTTCGAGGTGGTCGGGGTCAACTCTCACTCGGCCGGGATGCGCGAGGTCGGGAAGGGCAACGCCGCGATGATGCTGTACAACTGGCCGTGGGCGGCCGCCCCGTTCGTCAAGAACGAGGACCTGGCCGTCGAGGGCATCTTCACCGACCCCGCCAAGCGCAACGCCACGGAGGGCGGCCTGAGCATCAACCGGGAGGCGCCGCACCCGTGGGTCGCCCGCTACTTCGTCAGCGCGATGCTGGAGAAGTCGGTCCAGCGGCGGATCCTGACCGACGTGACCGACCAAGTGCCAGTCCGGACCGATCTGGACCTCTCGGATATCGACATCGACCCGTACACGGAGCGGCGCCTGAACGCGAACCTGTTCCCGATCGGGTTCTGGGAGTCCGCGGAGTACTCCACGCTCGGCCAGAGAGCCGTCGACACCGGCATGTTCGAGCCGTAG